The Natrinema sp. DC36 genome includes the window ACGCTTATTGCGGGTTCGGACGTCGGAATCCCCGCACCGAGCAACCGATCGGCGAGGAGTCGCTCGAGCGCGCTCAACTCGATCGAGGCGAACAGGACACAGAGCGCGCTCGGGAGCCCGATACACACCATGACGAGCACCAACGGGATCGCGACGATCAGGAGTGCACCCGGTTCCGTTCTGGCGATTTCGACCAGCGCGAACGAGAGCCCGAGCGGTATCGCGAAGCCGGTGACGAGGACCGTGAAGTAGCCGATACCGAGGGGAAACGCGAGGAAGAGATACGCGACGTTGGCGTAGGTTTCCCTCCGAGCGGCGACGCCGAAGAACCAGCGACACCAGGATCGAATGCGCTCGAGCGCGGTTCCGACTGCGGGACGTGACGAAGACGTGGATGAGGATTTCATCTCGAATCGGGCCTCTTGAACGAGCGAACGATCGCGAGCAGTCCGAGCAGGTGACAGACGGTGACGACGAGCAACACCGTCGCGTCCGTCGCGTCGGTGGTCCAGTCGATCAGATGTGAGAGCACGAACGGGACGACGGTGAGGAAGGCGACCCCGACGGCCAGAAACAGCATCGGCTGACTGGCGTTGCGAGCGTAGCCTCGATACGCCGTCCACGTGACGACCGAGCCGAGCGCGGCGCTTGCCATTCCGACGAAGAAAATCGTCGTCGCCTCGTCGAGTCCCAGCACCGTCGTCTCGAGGAGGGGTGCGACGAGATCTGCCTCGAGGAACGCACCGGTGCTCGCGCTCATCGATTCCACCTCGGACGGTCGGCGCGCGTGGCGTCGAACGGAACGGTTCTCATCTGTGTCGTCGTTGTCGCACTCGGCGTGAGCGGTGCTGTCGTCCCCGGCGTGATCGGTGTACTCGACGTGTTCGATTCGATCGGTGCGGTCGTGTCACGGTCGCCCGTAGACGGTATAGAGGATCGCAACGAGCCCGAGGACTTCGCTCGTAGTCGCGAGAATCGTCGTCGTCAGCGACGACGCGCCGAGCAGCGTCGGGAGCAGGAATCGGACGACCGTCGGTACCGCAGCCAGCAGCGCGATACCGAGCGCGAGCCAGAGCAGCGGCGATCGGCGGGCGTCTCGGTACCCGTCGTAGGACCGCTTTGCGATCCAGCAGGCGATGACGAACGCGACCGCCTGCCCGACGAAGACGGCGATCGCGATCGTAGTCCCGCCACCTGTGCTGGTCTGTAATGGGATCCCGAGCATCGCGATCACAGATCTTCGAAGAGCCGGGTGAACCGGTCGGCGGGGTCCTCGTCGAGGCGGTACACGTCCAGCTCCATCGAGCCCTCGGCGATCTCGATCGCCACGCGCTCGAGTCGCGTGCTGTAGGTCTTGTAGTGGTGTCCATCGGGATCGAGCTCCTGGTATTCGTCGAGGTAGCCCTGTGCTGTGAGCCGGTCGATCCGCCGGTAGATCGTCGGCGGCGACGCGTCACAGCGGTCGGTGAGGCGCTCGACGGACATCGGTTCCTCGCTGGCCGCGATGAGGATGCGGCGCGCGTACTCGTCGTCGAGCAACGCGAGCAGTTCTCGCTCCTCATCGTCGGTCATTCGAGCGTTCGTACGAACGGATGATATAAAAGATCCCACAGTTTCTGACCGTGAAATCGTGATCGGTGCATTATGTGCCGCCGCCGTGTAGTGGCCACCGAGATGACCGCGATCGATACGTCAGGCTTGACGAAGGAGTACGGCGATCTCACCGCCGTCGACGACCTCGACCTCACCGTCGACGACGGCGAGGTCTTCGGCTTTCTGGGCCCGAACGGGGCGGGGAAGTCGACGACGATCAACATGCTACTGGATTTCGCACGCCCGACGGCGGGGTCGGCGACGGTACTGGGATACGACGCACAGACCGAGGCCGACGAGATCAGTCCCCGCGTGGGCGTCCTCCCCGAGGGGTTCGACATCTATCCGCGCCTCTCGGGTCGACGCCACATCGAGTTCGCCAGCAAGACGAAGGCCGCCGACGACGATCCGGACGAAATCCTCGAGCGGGTCGGCCTTTCGGCCGAGGACGCTAGCCGGTCGGCCGGCGACTACTCGAAGGGGATGCGCCAGCGGCTCGCGACCGGCATGGCGCTGGTCGGCGATCCCGACCTGCTGATCATGGACGAGCCCTCGAGCGGGCTCGACCCCCACGGGATCCGCGAGATGCAGGAACTCGTCCGCAGCGAGGCCGAACGGGGGACGACCGTCTTCTTCTCGAGTCACATCCTCGAGCACGTCGAGGCGGTCTGTGACCGAATCGGCGTGTTGAACGAGGGGGAACTCGTCGCCGTCGACACGATCGAAGGACTCCGCGACGAGATCGGCGGCGGCGCGACGATGACGCTCGCGCTCTCGAGTCCCGCCGCCGAGTTGCGAGCGGTGGCCGCCGACGTTCGAGGCCTCACCGACGTCACCGCGTCCGGGCGAACCCTCGAGTGTACGATCACCGATCCGACTGCGAAGGCCGGCGTCGTAACCGCGCTGGCCGACGCCGGCGCGACGATCGAGGATCTACGGATCGAGGAGGTCTCGCTCGAGTCGCTGTTCACGGCGCTGACGAACGGTGAGGGGAGCGAAACCGGGAACGGGGCCGATACGCGGTCCGGGACGGCCGATGAGGGTGCGCTCGAGACGGAAACGGAGGCGGCGCGATGACCTCGCATATCACCACCGTCGCCCGCAAGGAGTTCGACGACGCCGGTCGGTCGAAGCTGCTCTGGTCGCTAATCGGGCTGCTCGTCGGACTCGTCGCGATCGGCTACGTTGCGATCTGGTACACGATGGATGACGTGAGCGCGGCCGAGGTGCTCAGCTTCCTCGGGACGCCGTTGCAGGTAATCCTCCCGGTCGCCGCGCTGATCGCCGGTTACATGGCCGTCGTGGGAGAGCGCCGGTCGGGCAGCATCAAGCTCCTGCTCGGCTTGCCGCCCAACCGAACCGATATCGTCTTCGGCAAGTTGCTCGGCCGCACGGGCGTCGTCGGCCTCGCCGTCGCCCTCGCGTTCCTCGTCTCGCTGATCCTCGGTGGCCTCCTCTTCGGCTCGATTCCGTTCGTCGACTGGCTGGGATTCGCCGCAGTTTCGCTGCTCTTTGGGACGACCTTCGTCGGCCTGGCCGTCGGCGTCTCCGCCGCCGTCTCCACGCGTGGGAAGGCGATGGCCGTCGTCGTCGGCCTCTACATGGTGTTCATCGCATTGTGGGAACTGCTCACCGCGGGCCCCTACTACCTCATCTACGACGAAGGGCCGCCGGTCGCGGCCGAAACGTGGTATCTCTTCCTCCAACAGCTCAATCCGATCTTCGCGTACGCGAACCTCTCGAGCGTGGTCGTCGACGGATTGGTCTATCCCTTCCAGTTCCAGTACGGACTCCAGTCGATGGAGGCGTACGGAATGACGCCGGCCGAACGCTACCCCGGCGACGCGCCGTTCTATCTGCAGGAGTGGTTCGGCGTCGTCGTTCTGCTGTTCTGGCTGGTCGTGCCCGTCGCGATCGGCTACTACCGGTTCCAGCGGACCGATCTCTAGGGACCTCGAGTCGCTCGCAGAACTATCAGTCTCACCGCGATCGGGTTCCTGCCGACCCCGCTACTGCATCCGCAGTAACTGCGCGTGTAGCGTCGTTCCGACCTCGAGGACGTTCGCCTCGTCGACGAACCCCTCTTCGACGGCGAGTTCGACGGCGCGGGTACCGACGATGTTGGCGACGGCCGCCCGTGCGAGACTCTCGACGACCGCGCTCTCGTCGACCTCGTCGCCGCCGTAGAACTCCTCGGTGACGGTCAGGGAGAGTTCGCCCTCCTCGAACGTCTCGCCGAGGACCTCCTCGTCGCAGACGGCGACCAGCACTCCCTCCTTCGTCTCCCGTTCGTTGACGATCATTCGATTACTCGAGTTCCCACTCGCGCTCGTCCTCGTCGTCCTCGGTGCCGAGATCGGCGACGCCGAGATCGTCCAAGCCGATATCGTCCTGTCGCCGGGGCGGCGACTGGCCTCCCATCCCGCGACCGCCGGCTCCGCCACCACCGCGACCGGCTCCCGGACGGCCGCCCGCTCCGCCCTGCCCCTGTCCGAGCATCTCCTCGCGGTCGTCCATCATCTCCTGTTCGGCGTCTTCGCGCATCCGGTTCGCCTCCTCGGCGATCTCTTCGGCCTCGTCGAACTCGCCGAGTTCCTCGAGGATCTCGGCTTTCGTCTCGAGCACTTTCGCGTTGCGCAGGCCGAGCCGGATCGCGTTGTCGACGCAGTTGAGCGCTTCCTCGGAGAGCCCGCGCTCCGAGAGGAAGAAGGCGCGGTTGAACCAGCCTGCGGCGAAGCGCTCGTCGATCTCGATGGCGCGTTCAGCGTGTTCGAGCGCCTCGCTCGTCTGGCCGAACTCCCAGAGCGCGTAGGCGAGATTGGTTTCGGCGGTCGCGGCGTGCTCGCTCTCCTCGTCGATCCGCAGGGCCTCGCGGTGGGCCCCGATCGCCTCGTCCCACTCCTCGAGTTCGCCGTGGGCGACGCCCTTGTTCACCCACGCCTCCTGTGCGATCCCGTCGTCCTCGGCGAAGTGAGCGGTCCGATCGAAGGCCTCGGTGGCCTGCTCGTAGCGGTTGATCTGCATGTAGTTCAGGCCGACGTCGAGCAGTTCGCTCGCGTCGACGTCGTCCTGATCGATGTTGTGCTGGTCGAGCGTGTCGGTGACGACGCGGGAGTCGACGGGGTCGACCTTCGACGGGTCGACGCCGAGCTCCGGCGGGTCCAGGTCGAACTCCTCGTACGGATCGCCGAACCCCTCTCCCTCGGAGAAGCGATGGTCGCGATCGTCGTCTCGGTCAGTCATTACTGTAAATTGGCGACGACGACTGTTAAGGGCTGCGACCCGGGTATCGGCGGCGTTCCGAGAGCGCCGAACGGCCCTCGGAACGTGGCTCTCAGCCTCGTTTGCCGAGGCGTCTCGTGACTCCCCGAAGGGACTGCGTTACTGCCGCCGGGTGCGGCAGTCCGAGCCGGTACCGGACCCGATCCTGTCGCTTGAACGGCTCGAACACGGCGGGCTCTCTGAGCTCCCAGACCTGCGCACGATCCCGTCCACCGTGTCGATCGAGGATCGCGTTCGCTGCTCGACGGCCGGCCTCGTTGGCCGACTCCATCGATGCCAGGTCCGAATTCGTTCGCACGTAGTCGCTCGCCAACGTCAGGTTTCTGACGCCGACATCGGCCGGCGGCCGCCTCCGGAGCGACCCCACGGTGTTGATCAACAGCGGCGATCGGTTTTCGACACCGTTCTCCGTCTCGACGATGGAGGGATCGAGGAACCAGTCGACCAGCATGTCGTCCCGCAGCTGTTGATCGGCCCCGTTCAGGTGGGTCTTCAACTGGGCCCAGATCTCCTCGGCGATCTCCTCGCGCGTACAGTCTCTGGCCGGTTTTTCGTGGTAGATTCCCGGCGTGTCCCAGTCGGAGGCGATCACCGAGAGGACGCCCTCGACCTCGTCGGGACCGCGTCCCGCTACGTTGTAGCCCGTCCAGAACTGGCGCTGGGAGATCGAGGTCAGCGCCCACGGTGCGTCGGCGTAGACCTGGTGGCCCCGGGTCAGTTCGATGTCGTCGGTGAGGTAGAACTGGATGCCGTTCATCCAGGCGGTATCGAGCTGATCGATCCATCCCAGTTCCGGCGCTTCCCGGCGTAGCTCCGGCGTGACGAACTCGGGAGCCACCTCGACCGGGACGGCCAGCACGAACTCGTCGGCCGCGACCGTTCGTCCGTCGGCCAGTCCGGCACCGGTAACGCGGCGTCCGTCGAACGCGAGGCCCTGCACAGGGGTGTTCGGACGGAACTCGACGCCGAGCGTCTCGAGGTGGCGAACCCACGGATCGATCCAGGCCTCGTTCGTCGGCGCGTTCAGGACGCGCTCGGTCGGCTCGGTCGGATCGAGTTGGCCGAACAGCAACTGCAGGTAAATCGTCCCGACCGTCCGGGCGCTCCCGACCTGCGGCCGGAGCGCGACGAGCGCCTGCGTGGTGTACGCGACCCGGTCGCGAAACGCCTGCGAGCGGTTCTCGGCGTCGATGAACTCCCACCAGGAGATATCGTCGAGTTCCTCCTCGCGCCGGGATTCGCAGGTGGTCAGCAGGTACAGCAGCCGCTCGAGCAGGAAGCGAACGTCCTCGCGAGGGAGGTCCTCCGCGAACGCGGGGCGCAACGCCTCGAGCCAGCCGCGGATCGTGTCGGGGGTGCGCGTCTCGGCGATCCGACCCGAGTTCGCGGTGCTCGCGATCAGCGTCGCCTCGGTCTCGACGAGGTTGTCCGCGACGGTTCCAGCGCCGTCTGGGATTCGCTCCATCGTATCGACGACGTGGCGGTAGAACGCCGGAAAGAACCGGAAGCCGTGTTCGCCCTGGAGCGCGTCCGGGTCGTCTTCGATCGGCATCGAGCGTGCTTTGCCACCGAAGCGGTCGTCGGCCTCGAAGACGGTTACGTTGAACCCACGCTCGGCGAGTTCGTGGGCCGCGGTGAGGCCGCCAATCCCGCCGCCGAGGACGGCTACGTCGGTCATCGACCGACCTTCGGGGTCCGACGGAAATAACCCTCGTCCCTAACGACCCCCGACCGATAGTATTCCCGCCCTCAGTATTTGAATCTGAAAACGGCTAATCGAATATAAAGATACTTACTTTAGTTTTCCATTCTAACACTACATGGCCGCAATAACGGTCGAAAACGTGTCGAAGCGGTATGATACCGTAACGGCACTCGACCGTGTGGATCTGACCGTTACCGAGGGCGAGGTGTTCGGCTTTCTTGGCCCGAACGGGGCCGGGAAATCGACCCTGATCAACGTTTTTCTGGACTTCGCACAGCCGGACACCGGCCGGGCGTCGATCTTCGGCCACGACTGCCAGACCGAAGACGTCGCCGCCAAGTCCCGAATGGGCGTTCTGCCGGACGGCTACACCGTTTACGACCGGCTGACCGGACGCCAACACGTCGAGTACGCGATCGAGGCGAAAGACGCCGACGTCGAACCGATGGCCGTTCTCGATCGGGTCGGCATCCGCGACGCGGCCGATCAACGGGCTGGCGGCTACTCCAAGGGGATGGCCCAGCGGCTCGTCCTCGGAATGGCGCTGGTCGGCGAGCCCGATCTGCTCGTCCTCGACGAGCCCACCAGCGGTCTCGACCCCCACGGAATCAAGCAGATCCGAACCGTCATCCGGGAGGAACGCGAGCGCGGCGCGACCGTCTTCTTTTCGAGTCACATCTTGGAGCAGGTCGAGGCGGTCTGTGACCGCGTCGGAATCCTCTACGACGGCGAACTCGTCGCGACGGACACGATCGAGGGGCTGCGCCAGTCGGTCGGCGGCGGGACGAAGCTGTTGATCACGGTCGACCGCGTCGAGGGGGACACCCTCGAGAGGGTCGAATCGCTCGCGGGCGTCGAGCGCGCCTGGCCGAACCCGGAGGCCAACCGGGTCGAGGTGACCTGTTCGAACGACGCCAAGATGGACGTGCTGGTGACGCTCCACGAGGCCGGCGTCGACATCGAGAACTTCCGGACCGAGGAGGCGTCGCTCGAGGAGATGTTCGTCGAGTACACGGGCGAGGGGAGCTGATGTCGTGGACAGCGATCGCACGCCGGGAGTACGCGGCGACCAGCGATTCCCGGGCGGTCACGTGGCTGTTGCGGCTGCTCGCCGGTGCCTGTCTCCTGAGCGGCTACGTCTATCCGATGCTCGGCAGCGAGCCGATCACGACGAAGGCGTTCGTCGGGTTCGACTTCCTGTCCGATAGCGTCCGGTATCTCCTGCCGCTGCTCGGCGTCTTCCTCGGCTACGGTGCCATCGTCACCGAGCGGGCCTCCGGCGAGCTGACGCTGCTGCTGTCGCTGCCGTACAGCCGACGCGACCTCGTGATCGGGAAACTCGTCGGCCGCTCGCTCGTCTTCGCGACGACGCTCGTCGCTTCGCTGGCCGTCGCCGGTGCGCTCGTCGTCTACCCCTTCGGCTCGCTCGCGCCCGGCTGGTATCTGGCCTTCGTCGTCCTGACCCTCCTCTACGGCCTGCTGTTCACGGGGATTGCGACCGCGATCTCGATGCTCACGCGTTCGAAACACCTCGCGACCGTCGGCGCGTTCGGCGTCTACGGGCTGTTCGTCGTCGCCTGGGGGGCCCTCCGGACGGCCCTCGAGTTCGGCCTCGAGACGGCCGGCGTGATCGACGGCGGGTTGCCCGACCCGATCCTGTTCCTGTTCGGCTGCAATCCGGCGACGCTGTACGAACGGATCCTCGCCGGCTTCTTCGTCGACGGCGGCTCCGGGCCCTACGTCGGCGCGGACGCCTGGTATCTCAGCGAGTGGCTCGCGCTGGCGCTGTTCCTCGCGTGGGTCGTCGTCCCGATC containing:
- a CDS encoding ABC transporter ATP-binding protein — protein: MAAITVENVSKRYDTVTALDRVDLTVTEGEVFGFLGPNGAGKSTLINVFLDFAQPDTGRASIFGHDCQTEDVAAKSRMGVLPDGYTVYDRLTGRQHVEYAIEAKDADVEPMAVLDRVGIRDAADQRAGGYSKGMAQRLVLGMALVGEPDLLVLDEPTSGLDPHGIKQIRTVIREERERGATVFFSSHILEQVEAVCDRVGILYDGELVATDTIEGLRQSVGGGTKLLITVDRVEGDTLERVESLAGVERAWPNPEANRVEVTCSNDAKMDVLVTLHEAGVDIENFRTEEASLEEMFVEYTGEGS
- a CDS encoding winged helix-turn-helix domain-containing protein gives rise to the protein MTDDEERELLALLDDEYARRILIAASEEPMSVERLTDRCDASPPTIYRRIDRLTAQGYLDEYQELDPDGHHYKTYSTRLERVAIEIAEGSMELDVYRLDEDPADRFTRLFEDL
- a CDS encoding ABC transporter permease subunit yields the protein MTSHITTVARKEFDDAGRSKLLWSLIGLLVGLVAIGYVAIWYTMDDVSAAEVLSFLGTPLQVILPVAALIAGYMAVVGERRSGSIKLLLGLPPNRTDIVFGKLLGRTGVVGLAVALAFLVSLILGGLLFGSIPFVDWLGFAAVSLLFGTTFVGLAVGVSAAVSTRGKAMAVVVGLYMVFIALWELLTAGPYYLIYDEGPPVAAETWYLFLQQLNPIFAYANLSSVVVDGLVYPFQFQYGLQSMEAYGMTPAERYPGDAPFYLQEWFGVVVLLFWLVVPVAIGYYRFQRTDL
- a CDS encoding tetratricopeptide repeat protein yields the protein MTDRDDDRDHRFSEGEGFGDPYEEFDLDPPELGVDPSKVDPVDSRVVTDTLDQHNIDQDDVDASELLDVGLNYMQINRYEQATEAFDRTAHFAEDDGIAQEAWVNKGVAHGELEEWDEAIGAHREALRIDEESEHAATAETNLAYALWEFGQTSEALEHAERAIEIDERFAAGWFNRAFFLSERGLSEEALNCVDNAIRLGLRNAKVLETKAEILEELGEFDEAEEIAEEANRMREDAEQEMMDDREEMLGQGQGGAGGRPGAGRGGGGAGGRGMGGQSPPRRQDDIGLDDLGVADLGTEDDEDEREWELE
- a CDS encoding DUF424 family protein, translating into MIVNERETKEGVLVAVCDEEVLGETFEEGELSLTVTEEFYGGDEVDESAVVESLARAAVANIVGTRAVELAVEEGFVDEANVLEVGTTLHAQLLRMQ
- a CDS encoding ABC transporter ATP-binding protein, whose product is MTAIDTSGLTKEYGDLTAVDDLDLTVDDGEVFGFLGPNGAGKSTTINMLLDFARPTAGSATVLGYDAQTEADEISPRVGVLPEGFDIYPRLSGRRHIEFASKTKAADDDPDEILERVGLSAEDASRSAGDYSKGMRQRLATGMALVGDPDLLIMDEPSSGLDPHGIREMQELVRSEAERGTTVFFSSHILEHVEAVCDRIGVLNEGELVAVDTIEGLRDEIGGGATMTLALSSPAAELRAVAADVRGLTDVTASGRTLECTITDPTAKAGVVTALADAGATIEDLRIEEVSLESLFTALTNGEGSETGNGADTRSGTADEGALETETEAAR
- a CDS encoding ABC transporter permease subunit is translated as MSWTAIARREYAATSDSRAVTWLLRLLAGACLLSGYVYPMLGSEPITTKAFVGFDFLSDSVRYLLPLLGVFLGYGAIVTERASGELTLLLSLPYSRRDLVIGKLVGRSLVFATTLVASLAVAGALVVYPFGSLAPGWYLAFVVLTLLYGLLFTGIATAISMLTRSKHLATVGAFGVYGLFVVAWGALRTALEFGLETAGVIDGGLPDPILFLFGCNPATLYERILAGFFVDGGSGPYVGADAWYLSEWLALALFLAWVVVPITLGYLWFDNTDL
- a CDS encoding FAD-dependent oxidoreductase; protein product: MTDVAVLGGGIGGLTAAHELAERGFNVTVFEADDRFGGKARSMPIEDDPDALQGEHGFRFFPAFYRHVVDTMERIPDGAGTVADNLVETEATLIASTANSGRIAETRTPDTIRGWLEALRPAFAEDLPREDVRFLLERLLYLLTTCESRREEELDDISWWEFIDAENRSQAFRDRVAYTTQALVALRPQVGSARTVGTIYLQLLFGQLDPTEPTERVLNAPTNEAWIDPWVRHLETLGVEFRPNTPVQGLAFDGRRVTGAGLADGRTVAADEFVLAVPVEVAPEFVTPELRREAPELGWIDQLDTAWMNGIQFYLTDDIELTRGHQVYADAPWALTSISQRQFWTGYNVAGRGPDEVEGVLSVIASDWDTPGIYHEKPARDCTREEIAEEIWAQLKTHLNGADQQLRDDMLVDWFLDPSIVETENGVENRSPLLINTVGSLRRRPPADVGVRNLTLASDYVRTNSDLASMESANEAGRRAANAILDRHGGRDRAQVWELREPAVFEPFKRQDRVRYRLGLPHPAAVTQSLRGVTRRLGKRG